The DNA sequence CGAACCAAGGAATTACTTGAGTTTGCCAGGTTGGAGCAGTTTCAATCCCGCCTGGCAGCCAAGCTCTCCGGCGGCATGCGTCAGAAACTGGGGTTGATCTGTACCCTGGTACACCGGCCGGAGATTATCTTCCTGGACGAACCGACCTTTGGCGTCGATCCGGTTTCTCGCCGGGAATTCTGGCAGATATTGTATCAACTTCAGCTCTCCGGCATCACCATCTTCCTGTCTACCTCTTATATGGACGAAGCCGAAAGAGCACACCGGGTGGGCCTGCTGCATCGCGGGCGCCTGTTGTTGACCGACACTCCCCGATCCGTCCGCGCCAGTTTTCAGGGAGAGCTCCTTGAACTGAAAAATGCCGAGCTCCACAAGATCAAAAAAATACTGGATGACCATCCTTTGGTACAGCAGACGTATCTGATGGGCGAGCGGTTGATGATCACCGTTGACCAGAGTACACGGGCACTCGCCACCTTGCAGCAGTATCTGGCCGCCAGCGGCATCAGCGATGTAATTTTGAAGACTGCCGAACCGGGATTGGAGGATGTCTTCGTCCAGATAATACGCTGCCGCGAAGAAGAGACGAGGAGTTTGGAAAAAGGTAATACGGCAAGGCCGGATAAATTAGCCGACCCTGATAATTGAAATTCCATCAGGTAGCGCAGACCTCCTGGTAGCGGCCTGATACCAGCAAATCCGTTTATCCTTTAGATAGATGAGAGGCCTTCGCAGCCGCTTATCTTTCATGGCTGGGGAGCCATTCAACCATGGCGGGCAGCAACGGCCAAGACGTCATCGTCGTTCAGGATCTGACCAAGGTTTTCGGCAATTTCGTTGCCGTAGACCATATCAGCTTCACGGCTCCGCCAGGCAAGATTTTCGGATTTTTAGGACCGAACGGGGCTGGCAAATCCACTACTATACGAATGCTCTGTGGTCTATTGTTGCCCACCAGTGGCCGGGGCAGCGTTGCCGGGTGGGATATTGTCCGTCAATCCAATGAGATCAAGCAGCATATCGGCTACATGTCGCAGAGATTCTCCCTATATGAAGACCTCACCGCGGAAGAAAATCTAAGGTTTTTCGGCGGCGTCTATGGCCTGAGCGACCGCCGTTTGCGGGATCGTTCCCTGAAGGTGCTGCAACAGGTAGGATTATGGGAGCGACGCCAGGAAATGACAAAGAACTTGGCCCTCGGTCTCAGACAACGCCTGGCTCTAGCTTCGGCCATACTGCATGAGCCGCCTATCCTCTTCCTGGATGAACCCACCAGCGGCGTCGATCCCATTTCGCGGCGCAATTTTTGGGATATGATCTACGCCCTGGCTGAGGGCGGGGTTACCATTCTCGTGACCACCCACTACATGGAGGAAGCAGAATTCTGTGACACCCTGGTGTTGATTTATCAGGGGCGTCTCATAGCCCAGGGACCTCCTCGGGATCTGAAAAATTTAGTGACCGAAAATATCATGGCCCTTTATCCCGATCAGTTAGGAGAGGCTTTAGATATTCTGAGGCAACTGCCCGAGCTGGGCGAAGTTGCAGTATTCGGC is a window from the Desulfobacca acetoxidans DSM 11109 genome containing:
- a CDS encoding ABC transporter ATP-binding protein; its protein translation is MAGSNGQDVIVVQDLTKVFGNFVAVDHISFTAPPGKIFGFLGPNGAGKSTTIRMLCGLLLPTSGRGSVAGWDIVRQSNEIKQHIGYMSQRFSLYEDLTAEENLRFFGGVYGLSDRRLRDRSLKVLQQVGLWERRQEMTKNLALGLRQRLALASAILHEPPILFLDEPTSGVDPISRRNFWDMIYALAEGGVTILVTTHYMEEAEFCDTLVLIYQGRLIAQGPPRDLKNLVTENIMALYPDQLGEALDILRQLPELGEVAVFGDGLHLTTTDLESAEHLVRKTLTQHGIKVRALRQIKPTLEDAFISLIERAGNHAVEGKGIKGKTAEGEKESLRP
- a CDS encoding ABC transporter ATP-binding protein; the protein is MHVIHVKGLTKRFGTLVAVDNLTLTVAKGESFALVGPDGAGKTTTIRLLCGIMDPDSGWGKVLTYDTIRETERIKDRIGYMPQRFGLYDDLTVAENLAFYADIYRVPKDLRRGRTKELLEFARLEQFQSRLAAKLSGGMRQKLGLICTLVHRPEIIFLDEPTFGVDPVSRREFWQILYQLQLSGITIFLSTSYMDEAERAHRVGLLHRGRLLLTDTPRSVRASFQGELLELKNAELHKIKKILDDHPLVQQTYLMGERLMITVDQSTRALATLQQYLAASGISDVILKTAEPGLEDVFVQIIRCREEETRSLEKGNTARPDKLADPDN